From Pseudarthrobacter equi, a single genomic window includes:
- a CDS encoding gamma carbonic anhydrase family protein has product MAPLYPFGGQSPAVHESAFIAPSASIIGNATLAEDSSAFYGVSVRADTAAITVGAGSNLQDNVVLHADPGFPCTVGERVSVGHAAVVHGCTVEDDCLIGMGATVLNGAVIGTGSLVAAGAVVLEGTVVPPRSLVAGVPAKVRRELTEEEFDGVRANASRYVELAAQHREFHH; this is encoded by the coding sequence ATGGCTCCCCTATACCCTTTCGGCGGTCAATCCCCCGCCGTTCACGAATCAGCGTTCATTGCCCCGTCGGCGTCCATCATCGGCAACGCCACCCTGGCTGAGGACTCCAGCGCGTTCTACGGCGTCTCGGTCCGCGCGGATACCGCCGCCATCACGGTGGGTGCCGGCAGCAACCTGCAGGACAACGTAGTGCTGCACGCCGACCCCGGCTTCCCCTGCACGGTGGGCGAACGGGTCAGCGTGGGGCACGCCGCCGTCGTCCACGGCTGCACCGTGGAGGACGACTGCCTCATCGGGATGGGCGCCACCGTCCTGAACGGCGCGGTGATCGGCACCGGTTCGCTGGTGGCGGCCGGCGCCGTGGTGCTGGAAGGAACCGTGGTCCCGCCCCGCTCGCTCGTGGCCGGGGTTCCCGCCAAGGTGCGCCGGGAACTGACGGAGGAAGAGTTCGACGGCGTCCGCGCCAACGCGTCACGGTACGTGGAGCTCGCGGCGCAACACCGCGAGTTCCATCACTAG
- the purU gene encoding formyltetrahydrofolate deformylase, with translation MNEDQLNQAYVLTLSCPDRPGIVHAVAGALLVAGSNIMDSQQYGSPATGNFFMRVEVTTAAPASELRAALEPVAAAFSMQWSLNTVGDKVRTLIMASTSAHCLNDLLFQQRSGTLPIEIPAIVSNHRDLAGLAEFYGIPFHYIPVTKDTKEQAEDKLRALIAEHDIELTVLARYMQILSDELCTDLTGKAINIHHSFLPSFKGAKPYHQAHARGVKLIGATAHYVTAALDEGPIIEQEVIRVDHARTPEQFVQMGRDVEGRTLVQAVQWHAEHRVLLDGNRTVVFN, from the coding sequence GTGAATGAAGACCAGCTGAACCAAGCCTACGTACTGACCCTGTCCTGCCCGGACCGCCCCGGAATCGTCCACGCAGTGGCCGGCGCCCTGCTGGTGGCGGGAAGCAACATCATGGATTCGCAGCAGTACGGCAGCCCGGCCACCGGCAACTTCTTCATGCGGGTGGAGGTCACCACCGCGGCTCCTGCGTCCGAACTGCGGGCAGCCCTGGAACCGGTGGCGGCGGCCTTCTCCATGCAGTGGAGCCTCAATACCGTGGGCGACAAGGTCCGAACCCTGATCATGGCCAGCACGTCAGCCCACTGCCTCAACGACCTGCTGTTCCAGCAGCGCTCCGGCACGCTGCCCATCGAGATTCCCGCCATTGTTTCCAACCACCGGGACCTGGCCGGGCTGGCCGAGTTCTACGGCATCCCGTTCCACTACATCCCGGTGACGAAGGACACGAAGGAGCAGGCCGAGGACAAGCTGCGCGCCCTGATTGCCGAGCACGATATCGAGCTGACCGTCCTGGCCCGCTACATGCAGATCCTTTCTGATGAGCTCTGCACCGACCTCACCGGCAAGGCCATCAACATCCACCACTCGTTCCTGCCGTCCTTCAAAGGTGCCAAGCCCTACCATCAGGCCCACGCCCGCGGCGTGAAACTGATCGGCGCCACCGCCCACTACGTCACCGCTGCCCTGGATGAGGGCCCCATCATCGAGCAGGAAGTCATCCGGGTGGACCATGCCCGGACTCCCGAGCAGTTCGTGCAGATGGGCCGCGACGTCGAGGGCCGCACCCTGGTCCAGGCCGTGCAGTGGCATGCCGAACACCGGGTCCTGCTGGACGGCAACCGGACCGTGGTCTTCAACTAG
- the glyA gene encoding serine hydroxymethyltransferase: MTTTATSTTAVSNQPLAELDPEIAAVLDQELGRQRGTLEMIASENFAPRAVMEAQGSVLTNKYAEGYPGRRYYGGCEYVDVAEQLAIDRVKALFGAEYANVQPHSGAQANAAALSAMITPGDKILGLSLAHGGHLTHGMKLNFSGKLYNVAAYQVEEDNFRIDMDKLREQAIAEKPQVIIAGWSAYPRQLDFAAFRSIADEVGALLWTDMAHFAGLVAAGLHPSPVPHSDVVTSTVHKTLAGPRSGVILAKEQWAKKLNSSVFPGQQGGPLMHVIAAKAVAFKIAGTQEFKERQERVLEGAKIIADRLNQSDVAEAGVSVLTGGTDVHLVLVDLRNSQLDGQQAEDLLHSVGITVNRNAVPFDPRPPMVTSGLRIGTPALATRGFGAAEFTEVAEIIATALKAGTGTDVEALQSRVDKLAADFPLYPQHEQW; the protein is encoded by the coding sequence GTGACTACTACAGCCACCTCAACCACAGCAGTGAGCAACCAGCCGCTGGCCGAGCTCGACCCCGAAATCGCGGCAGTCCTGGACCAGGAGCTTGGCCGCCAGCGCGGTACCCTGGAAATGATTGCCTCCGAGAACTTTGCCCCGCGCGCCGTCATGGAGGCACAGGGCTCCGTCCTGACCAACAAGTACGCCGAGGGCTACCCGGGCCGCCGCTACTACGGCGGCTGCGAATACGTCGACGTCGCAGAGCAGCTGGCCATCGACCGGGTCAAGGCCCTGTTCGGCGCCGAGTACGCCAACGTCCAGCCCCACTCCGGTGCGCAGGCCAACGCCGCCGCACTGTCCGCCATGATCACCCCGGGTGACAAGATCCTGGGCCTCTCCCTGGCCCACGGCGGCCACCTCACGCACGGCATGAAGCTGAACTTCTCCGGCAAGCTCTACAACGTGGCTGCCTACCAGGTTGAGGAAGACAACTTCCGCATTGACATGGACAAGCTCCGCGAGCAGGCCATCGCCGAGAAGCCGCAGGTCATCATCGCCGGCTGGTCCGCCTACCCGCGGCAACTCGACTTCGCAGCCTTCCGCTCCATCGCCGATGAGGTGGGCGCGCTCCTCTGGACCGACATGGCACACTTCGCCGGGCTGGTTGCCGCCGGCCTGCACCCGAGCCCGGTCCCGCACTCCGACGTCGTGACCTCCACCGTGCACAAGACCCTCGCCGGTCCCCGCTCGGGTGTGATCCTGGCCAAGGAACAGTGGGCAAAGAAGCTCAACTCCAGCGTCTTCCCGGGCCAGCAGGGCGGCCCGCTCATGCACGTCATCGCAGCCAAGGCCGTGGCCTTCAAGATTGCCGGTACCCAGGAATTCAAGGAGCGCCAGGAGCGCGTCCTGGAAGGCGCCAAGATCATCGCCGACCGCCTGAACCAGTCCGACGTCGCCGAAGCCGGCGTCTCCGTCCTGACCGGCGGGACCGATGTGCACCTGGTCCTCGTTGACCTGCGCAACTCCCAGCTGGACGGCCAGCAGGCCGAGGACCTCCTGCACTCCGTGGGCATCACCGTCAACCGCAACGCGGTACCGTTCGATCCCCGCCCGCCGATGGTCACCTCCGGCCTCCGCATCGGTACGCCTGCACTGGCTACCCGTGGCTTCGGTGCCGCCGAGTTCACCGAGGTCGCCGAGATCATCGCCACCGCTCTCAAGGCAGGCACCGGCACCGACGTTGAAGCCCTCCAGTCCCGCGTGGACAAGCTCGCCGCCGACTTCCCGCTCTACCCCCAGCACGAGCAGTGGTAA
- a CDS encoding bifunctional methylenetetrahydrofolate dehydrogenase/methenyltetrahydrofolate cyclohydrolase, protein MTETTTAQILDGKATAAAIKAELTERVAALKAKGVTPGIATVLVGADPASQLYVSMKHKQSVQIGMNSIQRELPADATQADVEGLIDELNADPACHGYIVQLPLPKHLDTDAILERIDPAKDADGLHPTNLGRLVLNVNGEITTPLPCTPRGVIELLERNGYSLSGKHVVVVGRGVTIGRSIGLLLTRRAVNATVTLTHTGTKNLSELLKQADVIVGAAGVKHIVKAADVKPGAALLDVGVTRETDPETGKSRVHGDIEPAAAEVAGWISPNPGGVGPMTVALLMTNVVEAAERSVESVG, encoded by the coding sequence ATGACTGAAACCACCACCGCACAGATCCTGGACGGCAAGGCCACCGCCGCTGCCATCAAAGCCGAGCTGACCGAACGCGTGGCCGCACTCAAGGCCAAGGGCGTTACCCCCGGCATCGCAACTGTGCTTGTGGGCGCCGACCCCGCCTCGCAGCTGTACGTCTCCATGAAGCACAAGCAGTCCGTGCAGATCGGGATGAACTCGATCCAGCGCGAGCTGCCTGCTGACGCCACCCAGGCCGACGTTGAGGGCCTCATTGATGAACTCAATGCGGACCCCGCCTGCCACGGGTACATCGTGCAGCTGCCGTTGCCCAAGCACCTGGACACCGACGCCATCCTCGAGCGGATCGACCCCGCCAAGGACGCCGACGGGCTCCACCCCACCAACCTCGGCCGCCTGGTGCTCAACGTCAACGGAGAGATCACCACTCCGCTGCCGTGCACGCCCCGGGGCGTCATCGAGCTCTTGGAACGCAACGGTTACAGCCTTTCCGGCAAGCACGTGGTGGTGGTCGGCCGCGGCGTCACGATCGGCCGGTCCATCGGACTGCTGCTCACCAGGCGGGCTGTCAACGCCACGGTGACGCTGACGCACACGGGCACCAAGAACCTGTCGGAGCTGCTCAAGCAGGCGGACGTCATTGTGGGCGCCGCCGGCGTCAAGCACATCGTCAAGGCCGCGGACGTAAAGCCGGGCGCTGCCCTGCTGGACGTCGGCGTTACCCGGGAAACCGATCCGGAGACCGGCAAGAGCCGCGTCCACGGCGACATCGAGCCCGCCGCCGCAGAGGTGGCCGGCTGGATCTCGCCGAACCCCGGCGGCGTGGGTCCCATGACGGTTGCGCTGCTGATGACCAACGTGGTCGAAGCCGCGGAACGCTCGGTCGAATCGGTCGGCTAG
- a CDS encoding ABC transporter ATP-binding protein → MHNEAFLPSGTRSGSPPSRPIVIAADNLTKKYGDLAAVNGISFSVPAGESFGLLGPNGAGKSTAMKMIGGVTRRTSGTLDIMGLDPDTHGPEVRAHLGVVPQQDNLDEELRVRDNLLVYGRYFGLPMSYLKPKADELLEFAQLTDKARSKVDALSGGMKRRLTIARSLINEPRILLLDEPTTGLDPQARHILWDRLFRLKEQGVTLILTTHYMDEAEQLCDRLIVVDKGRIMAEGSPARLIREHSTREVVELRFGSERNTTIASELDGIGERLEVLPDRVLIYADDGESALEQVAYRGLRPLTSLVRRSSLEDVFLRLTGRSLVD, encoded by the coding sequence GTGCACAACGAAGCCTTCCTGCCGTCCGGCACCCGGTCCGGCAGCCCGCCGTCGCGCCCCATCGTCATCGCAGCCGACAACCTGACCAAGAAGTACGGCGACCTCGCGGCCGTCAACGGGATTTCCTTCTCCGTGCCCGCGGGGGAGTCCTTCGGGCTCCTCGGCCCCAACGGCGCCGGAAAATCGACCGCGATGAAGATGATCGGCGGGGTCACCCGGCGCACGTCGGGCACGCTGGACATCATGGGTTTGGACCCGGACACGCACGGCCCGGAGGTGCGCGCGCACCTGGGCGTGGTGCCGCAGCAGGACAACCTGGACGAGGAACTGAGGGTCCGGGACAACCTCCTGGTCTACGGCCGCTACTTCGGCCTGCCCATGAGCTACCTGAAACCCAAAGCCGACGAGCTGCTCGAATTCGCGCAGCTGACCGACAAAGCCAGATCCAAGGTGGACGCCCTGTCCGGCGGGATGAAGCGGCGCCTGACCATCGCCCGGTCCCTCATCAACGAACCCCGCATCCTGCTCCTGGATGAGCCCACCACCGGGCTTGATCCGCAGGCGCGGCACATCCTGTGGGACCGCCTGTTCCGGCTCAAGGAACAGGGCGTCACGCTGATCCTCACCACCCACTACATGGACGAAGCAGAGCAGCTGTGCGACAGGCTCATCGTGGTGGACAAGGGGCGGATCATGGCTGAAGGGTCACCGGCGCGGCTGATCCGCGAGCATTCCACCCGGGAAGTGGTGGAGCTGCGCTTCGGCTCCGAACGGAACACCACCATCGCGTCCGAGCTGGACGGCATCGGCGAACGCCTTGAGGTGCTGCCGGACCGTGTACTGATTTACGCGGACGACGGCGAATCAGCCCTTGAGCAGGTCGCTTACCGCGGCCTGCGGCCGCTGACCTCGCTGGTCCGCAGGTCTTCGCTGGAGGACGTTTTCCTCCGGCTCACCGGACGGAGCCTCGTTGACTGA
- a CDS encoding ABC transporter permease — protein sequence MTDARGVRPRALQAHGPEVAAARARRWGAFYYAEQVLRVMKGYSWSIVMYSVGQPVAYLFAMGVGLATLVDGQGGAAFGGVSYLAFIAPALLVSAGVMTAANEFTFPVMDGFKWRRTYYGPHASPLTPGQIAAGHIMAVTLRLLLQSAIYFLAVALFGASPSSWGWAAILVATLTGLSFGLPLMAYSASITEDKGQFALVMRFIVMPLFLFSGTFFPLDTLPLAVRWIGWISPIWHGTELGRVLSYGYQEPPLLTLLHLAVLLGLAALGWTLTRRRFALRMGQ from the coding sequence TTGACTGACGCACGCGGTGTACGACCGCGTGCCCTGCAGGCCCACGGCCCCGAAGTCGCCGCCGCCAGGGCGCGGCGCTGGGGAGCCTTCTACTACGCGGAGCAGGTGCTGCGCGTGATGAAGGGCTACAGCTGGTCCATAGTGATGTACAGCGTGGGCCAGCCCGTGGCGTACCTGTTCGCCATGGGTGTGGGACTGGCCACGCTGGTGGACGGGCAGGGCGGCGCAGCCTTTGGGGGAGTCAGCTACCTTGCGTTCATCGCCCCGGCACTCCTGGTGTCCGCCGGCGTGATGACCGCAGCCAACGAGTTCACCTTCCCGGTGATGGACGGGTTCAAGTGGCGCCGGACCTACTACGGCCCGCACGCTTCGCCGCTGACCCCCGGACAGATTGCGGCCGGCCACATCATGGCCGTCACGCTGCGCCTGCTGCTCCAGTCCGCCATCTACTTCCTCGCCGTGGCACTCTTTGGCGCTTCGCCGTCCAGCTGGGGCTGGGCAGCCATCCTGGTGGCCACCCTGACAGGGCTTTCATTCGGACTGCCGCTGATGGCCTACTCCGCCTCCATCACCGAGGACAAGGGCCAGTTCGCCCTGGTGATGCGGTTCATCGTGATGCCGCTGTTCCTGTTTTCGGGAACCTTCTTTCCGTTGGACACCCTTCCGCTGGCCGTGCGCTGGATCGGCTGGATATCGCCCATCTGGCACGGCACCGAACTGGGACGGGTCCTCAGCTACGGCTACCAGGAACCGCCCCTGCTGACGCTCCTGCACCTCGCCGTTCTCCTTGGCCTGGCGGCGCTGGGCTGGACACTGACCCGCCGCCGCTTCGCCCTGAGGATGGGCCAGTGA
- a CDS encoding ABC transporter permease yields the protein MNQGSPAGTAAAAARDRTFGPLYSRNARAVIARGLMATRSTNWLVMLSGFFEPVLFLVSMGVGLGAIVGAVEGPDGTTISYAAYIAPALLAVSAMNGAVYDSTWNVFFKMNFAKLYQGMLYTSLGPLDVALGEIFLALLRGMLYATGFTAVMGVMGLITSPWALLMIPASVLIAFGFASLGMGITSFLKTFQQMDWINFILLPMFLFSATFYPLSVYPEPIQWFIQAMPLWHGVELLRQISVGVFTAATAVHIGYYLVMTAAGMLLTTLRLRALFLK from the coding sequence ATGAACCAAGGAAGCCCGGCGGGCACGGCAGCTGCGGCAGCCCGTGACCGGACCTTCGGCCCGCTGTACTCCCGCAACGCGAGGGCCGTCATCGCCCGCGGCCTGATGGCCACCAGGAGCACCAACTGGCTGGTGATGCTGTCCGGGTTTTTCGAACCGGTGCTCTTCCTGGTCTCCATGGGGGTGGGGCTCGGAGCCATCGTCGGCGCCGTTGAAGGTCCCGATGGCACCACCATCAGCTACGCGGCCTACATCGCCCCCGCACTGCTGGCAGTCTCCGCAATGAACGGGGCGGTGTACGACTCCACCTGGAACGTGTTCTTCAAAATGAACTTCGCCAAGCTGTACCAGGGCATGCTGTACACATCGCTGGGACCGCTGGACGTTGCCCTCGGCGAGATCTTCCTGGCCCTCCTGCGCGGCATGCTCTACGCCACCGGCTTCACGGCCGTGATGGGAGTGATGGGTCTGATCACCTCACCCTGGGCCCTGCTGATGATCCCGGCCTCGGTGCTCATTGCGTTTGGCTTCGCGAGCCTGGGCATGGGAATCACCAGCTTCCTGAAGACCTTCCAGCAGATGGACTGGATCAACTTCATCCTGCTGCCCATGTTCCTGTTCAGCGCCACGTTCTACCCGCTGAGCGTCTACCCGGAACCCATCCAGTGGTTCATCCAGGCCATGCCGCTCTGGCACGGCGTGGAGCTGCTGCGCCAGATCAGCGTCGGCGTCTTCACGGCGGCCACTGCGGTGCACATCGGCTACTACCTGGTGATGACCGCCGCGGGGATGCTCCTGACCACCCTCCGCCTGCGGGCCCTGTTCCTGAAGTAG
- a CDS encoding exodeoxyribonuclease III, with amino-acid sequence MSSALKKDHLRIASVNVNGLRAAYKNGMAAWLEPRDVDILCLQEVRAPDAIVRQLLGEGWHILHAEAEAKGRAGVAIASREEPIATRNGIGDDYFATAGRWVEADFRVTDASGERVQLTVASAYVHSGEVDTPKQDDKYRFLDAMSTRLPELSKHSDHALVVGDLNVAHTPLDIRNWKGNLKKAGFLPEERAYFDRFLGGEIGWHDVHRTMSGEMDGPYTWWSWRGKAFDNDAGWRIDYHLATPALAASATSAVVDRAATYDTRFSDHAPLVVDYQL; translated from the coding sequence GTGAGCTCGGCATTGAAGAAGGACCACCTCCGCATCGCATCCGTTAACGTGAACGGTTTGCGGGCTGCCTACAAGAACGGCATGGCCGCCTGGCTGGAGCCGCGGGATGTGGACATCCTCTGCCTCCAGGAAGTCCGTGCGCCTGATGCCATTGTCCGGCAGTTGCTGGGCGAAGGCTGGCACATCCTGCACGCCGAAGCCGAGGCCAAGGGCCGCGCCGGCGTTGCCATCGCCTCCCGCGAAGAGCCCATCGCCACCCGCAACGGGATCGGCGACGACTACTTTGCCACCGCCGGCCGGTGGGTCGAAGCCGATTTCCGCGTGACCGATGCCTCGGGGGAGCGCGTGCAGCTCACCGTCGCCAGCGCCTACGTGCACTCCGGCGAGGTGGACACCCCCAAGCAGGACGACAAGTACCGCTTCCTCGACGCCATGAGCACCCGGCTTCCGGAGCTGTCCAAGCACAGCGACCATGCCTTGGTGGTGGGTGACCTCAACGTGGCCCACACGCCCCTGGACATCCGGAACTGGAAGGGCAACCTCAAGAAGGCCGGATTCCTGCCGGAAGAACGGGCATACTTTGACCGGTTCCTGGGCGGGGAGATCGGCTGGCACGACGTCCACCGGACCATGTCCGGCGAGATGGACGGGCCCTACACCTGGTGGTCCTGGCGGGGCAAAGCCTTCGACAACGACGCCGGCTGGCGCATCGACTACCACCTGGCGACGCCGGCGCTGGCAGCCTCGGCAACCTCCGCCGTCGTGGACCGCGCAGCAACGTATGACACCCGCTTCTCCGACCATGCCCCGCTGGTAGTGGACTACCAGCTCTAA